A stretch of Vigna angularis cultivar LongXiaoDou No.4 chromosome 4, ASM1680809v1, whole genome shotgun sequence DNA encodes these proteins:
- the LOC128196139 gene encoding uncharacterized protein LOC128196139, which produces MSHIATPQFTRPQKQPIHDTVIHEDDDMAEAEDDPISKLVTKLPRLKKASLELYWDLRVFGLPPHVPVYITFSDALEVIEGDRMLNISIIQLWCMYMDTIVVDQGRSSMYGFVEPQTIQPSGNTLQNRQHYLQTWMDESKRDIYLVPYIDGYVFLYVVSLLL; this is translated from the exons atgtcccacatcgcgactccacag ttcacacgtcctcagaagcagccaattcatgatacagtcatacatgaagatgatgacatggctgaagcagaGGATGATCCTATATCAAAGTTAGTGACAAAATTACCCAGATTGAAGAAAGCatcattagaactatactgggatttgagggtatttggtcttcccccacatgtgccagtttatatcacattttctgatgcattggaggtgattgagggagacaggatgttgaatatttccatcattcagttgtggtgcat gtacatggacacaatcgttgtagaccaaggtcggtcttccatgtacggatttgttgaacctcagaccattcaaccgtctggtaacacacttcaaaacagacaacattatttgcaaacatggatggatgagtccaAAAGAGacatataccttgtgccatacattgacgGGTACGTGTTTTTATATGTGgtcagtttattattatag